One segment of Choristoneura fumiferana chromosome 26, NRCan_CFum_1, whole genome shotgun sequence DNA contains the following:
- the LOC141443103 gene encoding nose resistant to fluoxetine protein 6-like gives MLAVPMRVLFLFGVSGASSADVFDDELYRAALQPALCALYDASFRAPEGLLGGNLASLGNYHQCLAINQDFPGTNVQGKYCMIQAPLTPPVVRIPSLTGVSASENVTWTEVALPEALMQKYAGKSLSLAVCVPKSCAVEAVLAPYTAHPVVGFNYTEQYCRLPHDKPFVAADYVAVIVFSVLGMLTLISTAYEVRHIFILGKDPEHASELLRTCSLYSNTRRLLTFNKPRALDCLDGIRSLSILIIIIYHTFGSHFFFASNVVNSFDVDQWIRKKQAMWMASCDIAVDSFFTLSGLLLVYTTVNKMKQTSLLRSLPWFYLNRFLRLFPLLAAAVLLQASLMHRAADGPGWHVVAKWVGDCRHYWWSALLHVQNIFNPLNMVSISILYIVIIISRKTSTAEQWPPP, from the exons ATGCTCGCTGTGCCAATGCGTGTGTTGTTTCTATTTGGCGTGTCGGGCGCGAGCAGCGCTGACGTGTTtgacgacgagctgtaccgagcagcgctgcagccggcgctgtgcgcaC TCTATGACGCAAGTTTCCGCGCACCTGAAGGCCTGCTCGGCGGCAACTTGGCCAGTTTGGGCAACTACCACCAATGCCTGGCCATAAACCAAGACTTCCCCGGCACCAACGTCCAAGGGAAATACTGCATGATCCAAGCTCCGCTGACGCCTCCTGTTGTCAGGATACCCTCCTTGACCGGTGTCTCAGCGTCAGAGAATGTGACCTGGACGGAAGTGGCGTTGCCTGAGGCTCTGATGCAGAAGTACGCCGGCAAGTCCCTGTCTCTAGCTGTGTGTGTTCCCAAGTCGTGCGCCGTGGAGGCAGTGCTGGCGCCCTACACTGCGCACCCTGTCGTCGGCTTCAACTACACGGAGCAGTACTGCCGGCTGCCGCACGACAAGCCTTTTGTCGCAGCCGATTATGTAGCAGT GATCGTGTTCTCTGTGCTTGGAATGTTGACCCTCATCAGCACAGCATATGAAGTACGACACATATTCATATTGGGAAAAG ATCCGGAACATGCCAGCGAGCTACTCCGCACCTGTTCTCTGTACTCCAACACGCGCCGGCTGCTGACCTTCAACAAGCCCAGGGCCCTGGACTGTCTGGACGGCATCCGCTCCCTTTCCATTCTGATCATCATTATCTACCATACCTTTGGGTCGCactttttttttgcaagcaACGTCGTTAACAGTTTTGATGTGGATCAG TGGATAAGGAAGAAACAAGCTATGTGGATGGCATCGTGCGATATCGCAGTGGACTCCTTCTTCACTCTGAGCGGCTTGCTGCTGGTGTACACCACCGTCAACAAAATGAAACAAA CGTCGTTGCTGCGGAGCCTGCCCTGGTTCTACCTGAACCGCTTCCTGCGGCTGTTCCCGCTGCTGGCGGCTGCAGTGCTGCTGCAAGCGTCGCTTATGCACCGGGCGGCTGACGGGCCCGGCTGGCACGTCGTTGCTAAGTGGGTTGGTGACTGCCGCCACTACTGGTGGAGCGCATTACTGCACGTGCAGAATATCTTCAACCCTCTTAACATGGTATCTATTTCGATATTgtacatcgtcatcatcatcagccggaagacgtccactgctgaacaatggCCTCCCCCTTAA